In the genome of Rhodoplanes sp. Z2-YC6860, one region contains:
- a CDS encoding recombinase family protein → MAAKPTLAIRKKLRCAVYTRKSTEEGLEQEFNSLDAQREACESYIASQRAEGWM, encoded by the coding sequence ATGGCGGCGAAACCTACCCTCGCCATTCGAAAGAAGCTCCGCTGCGCGGTCTACACCCGCAAATCAACCGAAGAAGGTCTGGAGCAGGAATTCAATAGCCTCGACGCCCAGCGCGAGGCCTGCGAATCCTACATCGCGAGCCAGCGGGCCGAAGGGTGGATGTAG
- a CDS encoding DUF2924 domain-containing protein, translating into MARAVRTGAAALQPESRLAYRIQELAYGGLKPETIERLEALADELEGKAGRRRPTIETRPIAGTRMIREWQGVEHCVTVQDEDFEYQGRPYKSLSAVARAITGTRWNGLVFFGLKNQRSA; encoded by the coding sequence GTGGCGCGAGCTGTTCGAACGGGAGCCGCCGCTCTACAACCGGAAAGCCGGCTGGCCTATCGCATCCAGGAATTGGCCTATGGCGGGCTCAAGCCCGAAACCATCGAACGGCTGGAAGCGCTGGCCGACGAACTCGAGGGCAAGGCTGGCCGGCGGCGCCCGACAATCGAGACTCGACCGATCGCCGGCACGCGTATGATCCGCGAGTGGCAGGGCGTCGAGCACTGCGTCACAGTTCAGGACGAGGATTTCGAATACCAGGGGCGGCCTTACAAGTCGCTGTCGGCTGTGGCCCGCGCAATCACCGGCACACGATGGAACGGTCTGGTGTTCTTCGGCCTGAAGAACCAGCGGAGCGCGTGA